TGATTGCCGCCAGCTCAGCGCCCACGCTCACGACTACCACAATGGCCAGCTCATTGTTGAGTACCGCTCAGCACACACCTTCATCGAGTAGCgctacaacagcagcagcagctgttgcTGCCGCGGCCGCCGCTGCAGTGGCTGCTGTGGCAGCTGCAGGCGCCAATTCCGCAACGCCCGCCATCGCCGTCACCAATAACGTCGTACCAGATCACTATAGCCTTCGTTGGAATAATCATCAGAATCATATATTGCGCGCCTTTGACGCACTGCTACAGACCAAAACATTGGTGGACGTGACGCTGGTGTGCGCCGAAACTAGTTTACATGCACACAAAATGGTGCTATCTGCGTGTTCACCGTTCTTTCAGCGCGTGTTTGCGGAGACGCCGTGCAAGCATCCCGTTATCGTGTTGAAGGACTTTCAGGGCTGGGTGGTGCAGGCGATCGTAGATTTTATGTATCGTGGTGAGATCAGCGTGCCACAAGAACGGCTGCAGACGCTCATACAGGCGGGAGAGTCATTGCAGGTGCGCGGTTTGGTTGAGAGCTCGGTGCCAGAGCATACACCGACGCCAGCCGCATCACCTGATGACTTTGGCATGATCGATACGTCGCTAATGTCACCTGAGCTGGGGCGTTGTTCAAGTTTCGATGAGGAAACTCCATCAATGGTCACCGCTGGCTCTAAGGTGATACTGCCATCGAGGCTCTTTGGCTCGTCAGCGCGCCGCGAACGTGAACGCAAACGTAAGCGCGAGCGTACATTCGAGCATGACTTCGAACGGGAAATAGAAAGCGATCAAGATTTGCCGCTTGATACGACCTTCAATTCAGATATCTGTACTTCACCTATGCCCAGACGTAAGCAAGCGCGCCCTAGACGTCGCTCGGGCGATCTACCACTCGATATGGCGAGCAAACCAGCCACGCCTGCGCCTATAGAAGAGCCATCACAAACACAACCCCTGCCTTTGACGCTAGATGAGCAATTAGAGAAAACGCATGCGGAGCGCTTAGAAGCTTTGAAGACTGTGATCAAAAGTGAGATAGCCGAGTCGATGGACGAGGATGAGGGTACTCGTCGCGACGATAGCGGCAACGGTAATGACAACCACGATAACAATGAATCacatgaaaaaaatggaaatgcatACCAATCGAGTGAAGAACAGCACAACAGTTCACGCTTGGATGGAACACTTTCACCAGAAGCACTCAATGCGCAACACTCAATGGACATAGAAGATGAGGAGCCAGAAGACGATATTGAAAACGAAAATGAACACGAAGATGAGAATGAGAATGAACCAATACCCGAAGCCGAAGATATTGAAGAGCTTATTAACGCCACCAATGAGTTACGTCGCAAATCGATGTCCAACCTTTCGGAGGGACCGGAGGATCTCTGCACAACGAAAAAAGATCAAAATTCTATGAGTGGCAGCCACTCGAATAACGACACTGATGGTAATTCTgcgaataataacaataacagcaacaaagtCAATAATAACAATCGCATTGTATTATCGCTGAAAGACATACGACAACTGAATAAGCCATCCTCTTCATCCACACCCAACTCATCGAATAACATGCACCCTTTTGCGACGGCCAGCCTGCGCGATCTACGGATCGATCGTGCCGTAAGCGCAGCAGCAGAGAATCAGTGCAAAATGGATGCACTAGAGGCGCAAATGCATGCAGCCGCGGCAGCCGCAGCGGCAGCTGCAGCAAATGGCGAAAATCCGTTTCAACACATGGAACATCAGATGGATCTATCAATAGCGGCCGCCGCAGCAGCCGCCGCTGTCTCACATCAACAGTCACGCGAACGTGATCAGGCAATGCAACGAGAACAACGAGAATTTCAAGAGCAACATAACGCCTATGCGAATAGTATACTTGGGCAAATGGGTATGCCGGGTATGCCGCCCTTCGGACCGCCAGGTGGGCCCATACCGCACGAACGTCTAGAAGAAAGTATGAATCGATTGAGTAAAGAGTTTACGCCGACCTCACCGATGAGTCTACCCACCCATTTCAATCCACCTGATGGACAACCGCATCCACGATCACCGCTACCATTTCCGGGTATGTCCTCAGCACTGGCGCTCACGCCACCACACAGTGAGTGCTTACATGTAGTTTTAGAAAAATAgtatgaaatatcaaatgagtTACATATATAAGTGCGTACATATGAAATTGAAGTCGAAGTCAAGTTCATCTTTATCTATCATAAACTTCCATGTCGCAGACCATTTTGAGCGAGCTCACTTTCAGCTTCATTTGTTTGAGGAAAACTGTggaatgacagtccttggctggatacAAATTCGGATCGTACCGACTGTTGTGATAGCTCGTAAAGTTTCTTACCACATACCAAATCCCATCGCTATacgtatttgaaaaaattatttagtattagGAAAGTCAACAAAAAGATAATTTCGATGTTCAGaatataaataacaacaacaaataacacaTCCTtaccaggaaatattttttcatcgaTCCTACTGTAAGCTGATAAATATTCATCTAGATCAGATCCATCAGATCAAAGCGTCCATTCATTCCCTCAGAACCCGTGAAGGTCAAACTAATCATAGAATTGACGTTCGGATTGAGGTCTTGGCGAActaaattaacaatattttggCTAATGATTAAGTCCACCAGGTTTTACCAGGTCATAACTCACTTTTAGCGAATATCCGCAGGAATTTCAATCGCAGCAAATCATTTTGATTatctttatattacttttttaataaatgaagaaatattaACCAAAATTTCATTATTGATGAAGAAATTCCTGTTGGTTTCTGGTCATAAGACCCTCGGTATATATAGACCAATAAGATTTTTTCGAACCTCCTCCAAATCGGATCTTCAATGAtgccaatggtggtcatatgtagACCTCATGGATTgtcgaccatcaaccgaacgtctttgcttccaagttttagaagaaagttcgacagttttctgttcgggcttgtcacaaaacactttgcagttctgcaacgTTCCAGAGCGGACCATCGCACTTTATGTAAATTCCATGCATAATCGCTGATCTACTTTATGATtcttgcagaactgattccgttTATgggctctggtccctgtggagtaaccgctgatccgcagttggccaattcattggCAGTTTCATTGCCTTGAACATCACAATGTCCTGGggcccatataagtacaaggttGTTCTGTCTTGGAACGGAACTAAGCttattcttacattcttgaacagtcgttgaggtttgctttgcgttcacCAGAGAAGGCTAGTCCTTCTCCATTTGAGCTTTCCAACGCTCTTTgcgtcttcctctttctctgctaccatcagctgataccgcatcgaatattttcagaactGGAGCGTATGTATACCTTTGGATGGCATGACCTTACTAGCGGAGCCGCTGAATTTTTATTCGCTGTACTATGtatatgccgtcgtaaagctcatacagctcattgttccatagtCTGCGATACTcatcgttgccaacgtgcaaaagtccaaaaatctggcgcagaatctttctctgaaacactccaagcgtcgcttcattggatgttgccatcgtccacgcttctgcgccatacgttacaatgggcatgatgagagtcttgtagagtgttagttttgttcgtggagagagaactttactactcaattgccttctTAGTTCAAAGCCTGACTGTTACTATAGGCTATATCACATCTATATTTTCCATTCTGCTACACTCAGAacggcaaaaatttccgttaggAAAATAGTTGCCATTCCTCTCATAGCATAATGAtatttattactatcgtttaagttcCATCCGGCTTCAGAACCTATTTCATTCGgtaagaaaatatccgtcaaacctctttAAATGCGCTCTGGATTACTCCATTTCTCACGCTATGAAAATTTGACATAAAATTTCCTTcgaaatgaaactatgggtctaaggtcgtctttaggtgccaaaaatagTGGGTACAGGTTTCTCTGtatcccgaagttccatcttcctaccagaaaccatatttatggagtctacgcATTTCTTCTATTGTTTTTTGTAGTATCCAAGGCAAGCACATCAAGCAAAGCATTTAGGGCACCaccggaggttgtactcatgtcaaccgtaatgcataaacatagacttctttgcagcctgtatagttcccgaagtgtgaacttaaccatagtccgtcGCCACACCACAGAGGCATAAGTGATGATtgatctgataagtgctgtgtatatccaccaGACCACAGTTGGTTTAAGGCCCCAAGTTTTGCTAAAGGCTCGCGATTCACTTTCAGCGAAACACGTGTCTCCCAACTCAGTTTCTTATCCAAGTCTCGGAGATACTGAGTGCCACACCTTCGAGTATTGGAAGGCTatgtccatccaatttccgttttctcttCAACAAGTCTAAGATAGTTTTGTGCGCATTGGACGAAAAGGCCTTATCTCGTGCACCAGTCGTCGATTTTATCCAGAATTCTCTGCACTTTCATGCAAAGCCTTCttagggatttatccgatgttagcgcataGACATGTCACACGCCACATATGCTTGAACATGGAATCTGAATTTCTGCATCTCCATtcgtagagagtctacgacgatgCACCACAACAGCGAAGAAAAGACTCTACCTTGGgaacatccttgcttggccctacCGGTAATTAGTTCTACTCTCACCACAGGCTAGCAGCCTCTCATAGAGCAAGGAATGTATCCACTTTTCAATGATTTAATTAATTCCGTGTCGCTTGGCAGAAGAACAAATTGAATCCAAAGTTGCATTATCAAAaagcccctcaatgtccacgaataCGCCCACTGTGtactcgtcagcttccagcctggcttcaatcttgctaacactGTACTGTATACCGCAGCTGTCTAGTCCACAAGTGTCCAgtatgattgacatacgacgccATTTCCAAAAACTACAAATATTCCGAtagattgattaattttgcgccaccttatgcaAATCTTATaaagaaactttttctttctgtttgattaaattataatttctcCTACATTTCCAACACTTTGTGAACATTGAAGTGTTCATAATTGCCAATAATTCGATTTGAGCTCTTTCATTttccacacgcacacacacaaatacacgcACATGAATGCACGCCGCAAAGCTCATTATAAATATTGCACTTTCATAAACTTATTGCCACAATAGAAGGagctaaaaagaaaataaaattaatgtccTTTTATGCCCTAAGGCGCTATggcaatataatgcatgcaacATGTGGCAATCATCAAAGAAAATTATGTCAAAGAGCAAAAACATAAAACCCGCTTCAGCTGGAAAGCAGCTATTAAAAGTCACTTCAGTGTTACGACTCCAGCGACCACTCACACCCCTACATATCGTCCTGTCTTcctgtatgcatgcatgcattcaCATCACCGCACACaggacacatacatacatacacacatacatacatgcaacctTACATAGCGCCAAAGTTGACAGAAAGTGTGTTAAGCACTCAAATGCAAACGTAAATGTCAAATGTACCGTCAAAGCAAATATGTTGCAGCAACCgccttaaacaaaaacaaaaaaacaaacaacaacgcAGTTGAAGAAGATTTGCTACAGTGCCTATTTGCGCTGTGATTGACTCCTAGCGCGAGGGGAGTAGTTAGCATGGAAGTACCGTAGGTGGCAGTCACAGAGGGTGCCGTGTTGTCCATGCAACAGGATGATGGAAATTTTTTCTTGCTCAAATGTTCGGTGCAGTAGCACAGCGAGTGGCTAAAGAAGAGGATAAGTGAGTGTTTCAATGCAGGTTATGCATAAGTTATGTATTGGAGGAGAAAATGTGGCAGGCACCGCAACCAGTTGGAATGCGCTCAACCGAAAGGAAGCAGGATGTCAACGCCAGTGGTGTGTGGATGCATCGAGCGCACATCGGCGAATTTGATTATTAAGGATTTCCGCTTGTTTTCACACAGTTgatgtgtatttttttaaaacttttccttCTTATTGCACTTCTTCAAGGATCAACATTTATATGACTTGTTGCATATGAAGTTCTTTGTTTATGTCAATCGACTTTAGAGACTCTTTTTCTCACGAATGAAGTGAAGTACGAGTAGGCACTGCAGCAAAGCCTTTTTTAAAGGGTGAAAGATGCCTCACTGCTATGGATTTTTTCTCAAAAGTGATGCTAATTTTTAATGCTATTTTATAACGGATTCGTGTACAATAATTGCACTTGGTTGTTGTTTTATAGCAGAAGGGTTTTCCCTGCGAAGGGAAGTCGTAGTATATCTCTCCTCATCTATTTCATCTTAGTAGCCCCAGTATGCAGCCCGTTTCGCCCCAAGGTGGTACTGGAGGGAAAGGAGCGCTAGATGAGTGGATTTAGGTGGGCATGTTAAGATGTGGTTAGTGTCATAGTAGTATACCCTGCTATAATTTCCAGCTCATAATTGTGCCAGAATAACGTGAGCCCCCCAAGGCGGCTAAAAAAGATGGCTCCTGATTGGACTCCAAACCATGCGTAACACTGTTTGT
The sequence above is drawn from the Anastrepha obliqua isolate idAnaObli1 chromosome 4, idAnaObli1_1.0, whole genome shotgun sequence genome and encodes:
- the LOC129244850 gene encoding protein jim lovell isoform X1 encodes the protein MLMEPVHVVKRRKLSLSQSHSTASITTTTSMDSVTVATTTPPNTPPTPPLNMMMTTARSHHNNTSSNSSSINGRTMENTTCTLIAASSAPTLTTTTMASSLLSTAQHTPSSSSATTAAAAVAAAAAAAVAAVAAAGANSATPAIAVTNNVVPDHYSLRWNNHQNHILRAFDALLQTKTLVDVTLVCAETSLHAHKMVLSACSPFFQRVFAETPCKHPVIVLKDFQGWVVQAIVDFMYRGEISVPQERLQTLIQAGESLQVRGLVESSVPEHTPTPAASPDDFGMIDTSLMSPELGRCSSFDEETPSMVTAGSKVILPSRLFGSSARRERERKRKRERTFEHDFEREIESDQDLPLDTTFNSDICTSPMPRRKQARPRRRSGDLPLDMASKPATPAPIEEPSQTQPLPLTLDEQLEKTHAERLEALKTVIKSEIAESMDEDEGTRRDDSGNGNDNHDNNESHEKNGNAYQSSEEQHNSSRLDGTLSPEALNAQHSMDIEDEEPEDDIENENEHEDENENEPIPEAEDIEELINATNELRRKSMSNLSEGPEDLCTTKKDQNSMSGSHSNNDTDGNSANNNNNSNKVNNNNRIVLSLKDIRQLNKPSSSSTPNSSNNMHPFATASLRDLRIDRAVSAAAENQCKMDALEAQMHAAAAAAAAAAANGENPFQHMEHQMDLSIAAAAAAAAVSHQQSRERDQAMQREQREFQEQHNAYANSILGQMGMPGMPPFGPPGGPIPHERLEESMNRLSKEFTPTSPMSLPTHFNPPDGQPHPRSPLPFPGMSSALALTPPHMFSLDSPLGLFPPGIDPGKLYNPLMEMSDPRVMPGDHPPPFLKGKKIPRPKGQHSAPRGGPPRSWTNNELTDALQHVWNKKMTTSQASRVFGIPYNSLLMYVRGKYGKSLKLEQLRKDCISGPPVEMLQIGLGGGKNKDESRKDKAANRNAENAAKNNAELDLGIPLPGMVAGSNGPSGLRSASSEPDLIGCPNSLFGPFSGSFYPDFPGGFAGLPLSMLNLLPPTDRHQPPGAGLTPLHHLGMDEDCKSDRSKQSSSLGDDDFAAGAALAAGVQPLALNRNDNERRSVGGGGGEMLASAGSIGAPPPPPPPMSAAVGGGAQPNGGMQD
- the LOC129244850 gene encoding protein jim lovell isoform X2 yields the protein MLMEPVHVVKRRKLSLSQSHSTASITTTTSMDSVTVATTTPPNTPPTPPLNMMMTTARSHHNNTSSNSSSINGRTMENTTCTLIAASSAPTLTTTTMASSLLSTAQHTPSSSSATTAAAAVAAAAAAAVAAVAAAGANSATPAIAVTNNVVPDHYSLRWNNHQNHILRAFDALLQTKTLVDVTLVCAETSLHAHKMVLSACSPFFQRVFAETPCKHPVIVLKDFQGWVVQAIVDFMYRGEISVPQERLQTLIQAGESLQVRGLVESSVPEHTPTPAASPDDFGMIDTSLMSPELGRCSSFDEETPSMVTAGSKVILPSRLFGSSARRERERKRKRERTFEHDFEREIESDQDLPLDTTFNSDICTSPMPRRKQARPRRRSGDLPLDMASKPATPAPIEEPSQTQPLPLTLDEQLEKTHAERLEALKTVIKSEIAESMDEDEGTRRDDSGNGNDNHDNNESHEKNGNAYQSSEEQHNSSRLDGTLSPEALNAQHSMDIEDEEPEDDIENENEHEDENENEPIPEAEDIEELINATNELRRKSMSNLSEGPEDLCTTKKDQNSMSGSHSNNDTDGNSANNNNNSNKVNNNNRIVLSLKDIRQLNKPSSSSTPNSSNNMHPFATASLRDLRIDRAVSAAAENQCKMDALEAQMHAAAAAAAAAAANGENPFQHMEHQMDLSIAAAAAAAAVSHQQSRERDQAMQREQREFQEQHNAYANSILGQMGMPGMPPFGPPGGPIPHERLEESMNRLSKEFTPTSPMSLPTHFNPPDGQPHPRSPLPFPVFSLDSPLGLFPPGIDPGKLYNPLMEMSDPRVMPGDHPPPFLKGKKIPRPKGQHSAPRGGPPRSWTNNELTDALQHVWNKKMTTSQASRVFGIPYNSLLMYVRGKYGKSLKLEQLRKDCISGPPVEMLQIGLGGGKNKDESRKDKAANRNAENAAKNNAELDLGIPLPGMVAGSNGPSGLRSASSEPDLIGCPNSLFGPFSGSFYPDFPGGFAGLPLSMLNLLPPTDRHQPPGAGLTPLHHLGMDEDCKSDRSKQSSSLGDDDFAAGAALAAGVQPLALNRNDNERRSVGGGGGEMLASAGSIGAPPPPPPPMSAAVGGGAQPNGGMQD